A genomic window from Triticum urartu cultivar G1812 chromosome 7, Tu2.1, whole genome shotgun sequence includes:
- the LOC125520193 gene encoding putative E3 ubiquitin-protein ligase UBR7 encodes MAGDGTDAAFEDEVEPTVTISEYMEGIEAEELEADLVLGGDDGNECTYDAGYLKRQAVFSCLTCVPDGVAGVCTACCLACHDGHEVVELWTKRNFRCDCGNSKFGGHLCKLSPEKDPENPANSYNQNFKGSYCTCSRPYPDPEAKEQVEMIQCCICEDWFHEDHIGLDSMEKIPKDEEGEPLYEEFICHQCSPVCYFLKLYPDTIWASSKQSSVSEAVTANSNGMEGGSSGHADTEKNENGAPVDHQSIENTFVEENRTIDIAASDKSILGDNSGGNCKIGVDINTTSADLEKTMPFFMSKGWRETLCKCGTCTNFYAQRGIAHLTDKEDSIEEYEKIAKQKREKKLEQQEGAEANFINSLNHVQKIEILSGINDMKNELQSFMESFDPSKPVTSDDVKSIFKNLARKKQRLS; translated from the exons ATGGCCGGCGACGGGACCGACGCCGCCTTCGAGGACGAGGTGGAGCCGACGGTCACCATCAGCGAGTACATGGAAGGCATCGAGGCCGAGGAGCTG GAGGCGGATTTGGTGCTGGGCGGGGACGACGGCAACGAGTGCACCTACGACGCCGGCTACCTCAAGCGCCAGGCcgtcttctcctgcctcacctgCGTGCCCGACGGCGTCGCCGGGGTCTGCACCGCCTGCTGCCTCGCCTGCCACGACGGCCACGAG GTTGTTGAACTTTGGACGAAGCGAAATTTTCGTTGTGACTGTGGCAACTCAAAGTTTGGAGGTCACCTCTGCAAACTTAGTCCTGAGAAAGATCCTGAAAATCCAGCAAATTCTTATAATCAGAACTTCAAGGGTTCCTACTGCACATGCAGTAGGCCCTATCCTGATCCAGAAGCCAAGGAGCAAGTTGAAATGATACAGTGCTGTATTTGTGAGGACTGGTTTCATGAGGATCATATTGGGCTTGACTCTATGGAGAAG ATACCAAAGGATGAGGAAGGGGAGCCACTGTATGAAGAATTCATATGTCATCAATGCTCGCCTGTTTGTTATTTCTTGAAACTCTATCCTGATACGATCTGGGCTTCTAGTAAGCAGAGTTCTGTGTCAGAAGCTGTTACTGCCAATTCAAATGGTATGGAAGGAGGTTCATCAGGTCATGCTGACACTGAGAAAAATGAAAACGGTGCTCCTGTAGACCATCAAAGCATTGAAAATACCTTTGTCGAGGAGAACCGTACAATAGACATTGCAGCTTCAGATAAGTCCATTTTGGGTGACAATTCAGGCGGCAACTGTAAGATAGGAGTGGATATAAATACAACATCAGCTGATTTGGAGAAAACTATGCCCTTTTTCATGTCAAAAGGCTGGAGAGAGACCCTGTGTAAATGTGGAACATGCACCAACTTCTATGCACAACGAGGCATTGCACATCTTACTGATAAGGAGGACTCTATTGAGGAATATGAGAAGATAGCTAAGCAGAAAAGGGAGAAGAAGTTGGAGCAGCAGGAAGGAGCTGAAGCTAACTTCATCAATTCACTTAACCATGTCCAGAAGATAGAGATTCTGAGTGGCATCAATGACATGAAAAATGAGCTTCAATCCTTTATG GAATCCTTTGATCCATCAAAACCTGTTACATCTGACGATGTAAAATCTATTTTCAAGAACCTTGCTAGGAAGAAGCAGAGGTTATCCTGA
- the LOC125525743 gene encoding spermine synthase-like — translation MEGGGARNVSAAAAQTKESADDGSCKPLPPCCVKAQAAVAESEAKCHATVVSGWFTGTRSRSGKPSKAQYFNNPMWPGEAHSLKVEKILYQGKSPYQEVLVFESSTYGNVLVLDGIVQLTDKDECAYQEMVTHLALCSIPSPKNVLVVGGGDGGVLREIAKHDSVESIDICEIDQLVIDVCKDFFPRLYVGYKDPRVKLHVGDAVEFLRNSPEGKYDAIIVDSSDPIGPAQELVEKPFFQTIARALKPGGVLSNLAESMWLHTHLIQDMLSICREVFKGGVRYAWASVPTYPSGVIGFLLCAKEGPPVDFLTPVNPIEKIEGATKDGREMRFYNSEIHKAAFILPTFVKRELEAYNSSTEKERPEKPTAKPVKMKVMRDSAITAS, via the exons ATGGAGGGTGGAGGCGCAAGAAATGTTTCTGCAGCGGCAGCACAGACAAAGGAAAGTGCGGATGATGGCTCCTGCAAGCCACTGCCTCCTTGCTGTGTCAAGGCGCAGGCTGCTGTGGCGGAATCTGAGGCCAAGTGCCACGCTACTGTGGTGTCTGGGTGGTTCACAGGAACCCGGTCACGCTCTG GCAAACCAAGCAAAGCGCAGTACTTCAACAATCCAATGTGGCCTG GGGAGGCTCATTCGTTGAAAGTAGAGAAGATTTTGTACCAGGGGAAATCGCCATACCAAGAAGTTTTAGTATTTGAG TCTTCAACCTATGGGAATGTCCTTGTGCTTGATGGAATTGTTCAGCTCACTGACAAGGATGAATGTGCATACCAGGAAATGGTTACTCACCTTGCACTGTGCTCAATTCCATCTCCTAAAAAT GTTTTGGTTGTCGGAGGTGGTGATGGTGGTGTACTACGAGAAATAGCCAAGCATGATTCAGTGGAGAGTATAGACATATGTGAGATTGATCAGCTAGTTATTGAT GTTTGTAAAGATTTTTTCCCACGTCTATATGTTGGATATAAAGACCCTCGTGTCAAACTTCATGTTGGTGATG CTGTGGAGTTCTTGAGAAACTCTCCAGAAGGAAAATATGATGCCATTATTGTTGATTCATCAGATCCAATTG GGCCAGCTCAGGAACTTGTGGAGAAGCCCTTTTTTCAGACAATTGCTAGGGCTTTAAAGCCTGGCGGTGTTCTTTCTAATCTAGCTGAAAGTATGTGGCTGCACACACATCTAATCCAGGATATGCTTTCTATCTGTCGAGAGGTATTCAAGGGTGGCGTGCGCTATGCCTGGGCAAGTGTTCCAACATATCCTAG TGGTGTCATTGGATTTTTGCTATGTGCGAAGGAAGGTCCACCGGTGGACTTCTTAACTCCTGTGAATCCAATCGAGAAAATTGAAGGAGCTACTAAAGATGGACGAGAGATGAGATTTTACAATTCAGAG ATTCATAAGGCTGCTTTTATTCTGCCAACGTTTGTAAAGAGGGAGCTGGAGGCATATAACTCTTCCACTGAAAAG GAGAGACCGGAGAAGCCAACCGCAAAACCAGTGAAGATGAAGGTAATGCGGGACAGCGCTATTACCGCTTCCTAG